The Streptomyces sp. NBC_00670 genome window below encodes:
- a CDS encoding precorrin-8X methylmutase — protein MNRVIHPIEQESFRRLRARLDTSHFPPLTRAVVERVIHSAADLDYAADLVLDEAELVTAHAALHAGAPVVVDVEMVAAGITRRDTVCRLKEAKSGPGLTRSAHAVRLAYEEVGPGALWVIGCAPTALEELLTLDASPALVIGLPVGFVGAAESKAALRASGLPAVSNVSEKGGSAVAAAALNALLYHPVSRPVSHLEETL, from the coding sequence GTGAACCGCGTGATCCACCCGATCGAACAGGAGTCCTTCCGGCGGCTGCGCGCCCGCCTGGACACCTCGCACTTCCCGCCGCTGACCCGGGCGGTGGTGGAGCGGGTGATCCACTCCGCCGCCGATCTCGACTACGCGGCCGATCTCGTCCTGGACGAGGCCGAGTTGGTGACCGCGCACGCCGCCCTGCACGCGGGGGCGCCGGTGGTGGTGGACGTGGAGATGGTCGCGGCGGGCATCACGCGCCGCGACACCGTCTGCCGTCTGAAGGAGGCCAAGTCCGGCCCCGGGCTGACCCGTTCCGCGCACGCGGTGCGGCTGGCGTACGAGGAGGTCGGCCCCGGCGCGCTGTGGGTGATCGGCTGTGCGCCCACCGCGCTGGAGGAGTTGCTGACGTTGGACGCCTCCCCCGCGCTCGTCATCGGTCTGCCCGTCGGCTTCGTCGGCGCGGCCGAGTCCAAGGCCGCGCTGCGCGCGAGCGGGCTGCCCGCCGTGAGCAACGTGTCCGAGAAGGGCGGTTCGGCGGTGGCCGCGGCCGCGCTGAACGCCCTGCTGTACCACCCCGTTTCACGCCCCGTTTCACACCTTGAGGAGACTCTGTGA
- the cobC gene encoding Rv2231c family pyridoxal phosphate-dependent protein CobC, translating into MRTDGAPGPDGSDLLRHHGDAEVRDGGGALVDLAVNVRADTPPAWLRECIAASLTTLAAYPDGRAARAAVAARHGLPVERVLLTAGAAEAFVLLARALRVRRPVVVHPQFTEPEAALRDAGHEVGRVLLRESDGFRLRPDAVPEEADLVVIGNPTNPTSVLHPAAVIAGLARPGRTLVVDEAFMDAVPGEREALAGRTDVPGLVVLRSLTKTWGLAGLRIGYVLAAPDVVRALGRVQPLWPVSTPALVAAEACVSPAAVVEAGRVARGVAADRAFLVAGLRDGGLAAVVDPPRAPFVLARVPGAAGVRRGLRELGFAVRRGDTFPGLEGDCWLRLAVRGRETTEAFLGALRKVRGGG; encoded by the coding sequence ATGCGCACTGACGGAGCCCCTGGTCCGGACGGGTCCGACCTGCTGCGGCACCACGGGGACGCCGAGGTGCGGGACGGCGGCGGTGCCCTGGTGGACCTCGCGGTGAACGTCCGCGCGGACACGCCCCCGGCGTGGCTGCGCGAGTGCATCGCCGCCTCGCTGACCACTCTGGCCGCCTACCCCGACGGCCGGGCCGCGCGGGCGGCGGTCGCGGCGCGGCACGGGCTGCCGGTGGAGCGGGTGCTGCTGACGGCGGGTGCGGCGGAGGCGTTCGTGCTGCTGGCGCGGGCGCTGCGGGTACGCCGGCCCGTGGTCGTGCACCCGCAGTTCACGGAGCCGGAGGCGGCGCTGCGGGACGCGGGGCACGAGGTGGGGCGGGTGCTGCTGCGGGAGTCGGACGGCTTCCGGCTGCGTCCGGACGCCGTGCCGGAGGAGGCGGACCTGGTGGTGATCGGCAACCCGACCAATCCGACGTCGGTGCTGCACCCGGCGGCCGTGATCGCCGGACTCGCCCGTCCCGGGCGGACGTTGGTGGTGGACGAGGCGTTCATGGACGCGGTGCCGGGGGAGCGGGAGGCGCTGGCGGGGCGGACGGACGTGCCGGGGCTGGTGGTGCTGCGCAGTCTGACGAAGACGTGGGGGCTGGCGGGGCTGCGGATCGGGTACGTGCTGGCGGCGCCGGACGTGGTCCGTGCGCTGGGGCGGGTGCAGCCGTTGTGGCCGGTGTCCACGCCGGCGTTGGTGGCTGCGGAGGCGTGTGTGTCGCCTGCGGCGGTGGTGGAGGCGGGGCGGGTGGCGCGTGGGGTCGCGGCGGATCGCGCGTTCCTCGTTGCCGGGTTGCGGGACGGGGGGCTGGCCGCGGTGGTGGATCCTCCGCGGGCCCCCTTCGTCCTCGCCCGCGTGCCGGGCGCGGCGGGGGTCCGCCGGGGCCTGCGCGAACTGGGGTTCGCGGTGCGGAGGGGCGATACGTTTCCGGGTCTTGAGGGTGACTGCTGGCTGCGGCTGGCGGTACGGGGCCGGGAGACGACGGAGGCGTTCCTGGGGGCGCTGCGGAAGGTGCGGGGCGGGGGGTAG
- a CDS encoding SCO1860 family LAETG-anchored protein, translating into MNGSTFRLPARRLGAVAVAAATALVAGSVVLAGAGSAAATGGHGHGRDAGSAHAVVLRTGLDVSLAAKTVNVPLAVTLNEVRAPRSAEKTALTARLDGVDHGRPFSVLHADAASAKATVSGGTAEARTELAHARLHVPGLPLLSLVELTQVTSTATCEAGKEPVASANVLGPVTVLGKKVTVSAGGPTEVKLPGVGEVRLDLSKRTTTSRTAAATALELTVSVNPLKLNVAEVEGTVTLASAECGAPGSAEPAGGGGAEAPEDVRAQGERTEEGLAETGGSSMTPYLAGGSVVLLMVGGGVFAALRRRS; encoded by the coding sequence GTGAACGGCTCCACTTTCCGCCTGCCCGCACGCCGTCTCGGCGCCGTCGCCGTCGCCGCCGCCACCGCGCTGGTCGCGGGGTCCGTCGTCCTCGCGGGCGCCGGGTCCGCCGCCGCGACCGGCGGGCACGGGCACGGGCGTGACGCCGGCAGTGCGCACGCCGTCGTCCTGCGCACCGGGCTCGACGTCTCGCTCGCCGCCAAGACCGTGAACGTGCCCCTCGCGGTCACGCTCAACGAGGTGCGGGCGCCGCGGAGCGCGGAGAAGACCGCGCTCACCGCACGGCTCGACGGCGTCGACCACGGCCGTCCGTTCAGCGTGCTGCACGCCGATGCGGCGAGCGCGAAGGCGACCGTGTCCGGAGGCACGGCCGAGGCGCGTACCGAACTCGCGCATGCCCGGCTGCACGTGCCCGGGCTGCCGTTGCTGTCCCTGGTCGAGCTGACCCAGGTCACGTCGACGGCGACCTGCGAGGCCGGGAAGGAGCCGGTCGCCTCGGCCAACGTCCTCGGGCCGGTGACCGTGCTCGGCAAGAAGGTGACCGTGAGCGCGGGTGGGCCGACCGAGGTGAAGTTGCCGGGGGTGGGGGAGGTGCGGCTGGATCTCTCCAAGCGGACGACGACGTCCCGTACGGCTGCCGCGACCGCGCTCGAACTGACGGTGTCCGTCAACCCGTTGAAGCTGAACGTGGCCGAGGTGGAGGGGACGGTGACGCTGGCGTCGGCGGAGTGCGGGGCGCCGGGGAGCGCGGAGCCGGCGGGTGGGGGTGGGGCGGAGGCCCCGGAGGATGTGCGGGCCCAGGGGGAGCGGACGGAGGAGGGGCTCGCGGAGACGGGCGGGAGTTCGATGACGCCGTATCTCGCGGGTGGGTCGGTTGTGCTGCTGATGGTGGGCGGGGGTGTGTTCGCCGCGCTGCGCAGGAGAAGCTGA
- the cbiE gene encoding precorrin-6y C5,15-methyltransferase (decarboxylating) subunit CbiE: MNESTKIIVVGTGTGAPLADQARAAVAGAGLVVGGRRHLAAAPVPDTAERVTLGPLAPALEAIARHLEKGGAGPVVVLASGDPGFFGIVRALAERFGGARLDVRPGVSSVAAACARAGLPWDDAVVVSAHGRALRTAVNVCRAHPKVAVLTGPGAGPAELGAALADGPDGRVLVVARALGDPDAERFERVSPTEAAARDWGEAVNVVLCLDPARALGPVRTVAGPRTGPAGGWALPEDAFAHRDSMITKAEVRALALARLGPRLGELVWDVGAGSGSVAVECARFGTAVVAVEKTADGVGRIRANAAAHGVDVHVVHGVAPEALAGLADDPDAVFVGGGGADLPDVAAACARRARRTVVVALAALDRVPAARAALTGAGLDVDGVLLQSSRLAPLPGDVTRLAAANPVFLLWGVRPPATAEGVAL, from the coding sequence ATGAATGAGTCGACGAAGATCATCGTCGTCGGTACGGGCACCGGCGCCCCGCTCGCCGACCAGGCGCGGGCGGCGGTGGCCGGGGCCGGGCTGGTCGTGGGCGGACGGCGGCATCTGGCGGCGGCGCCGGTGCCGGACACCGCCGAACGGGTGACGCTCGGGCCGCTGGCGCCGGCGCTGGAGGCGATCGCCCGGCATCTGGAGAAGGGCGGGGCGGGCCCGGTGGTCGTGCTGGCCTCCGGCGATCCCGGGTTCTTCGGGATCGTGCGGGCGCTGGCGGAACGGTTCGGCGGTGCCCGGCTCGACGTACGGCCGGGTGTGTCGTCGGTGGCGGCCGCGTGCGCGCGCGCCGGGCTGCCGTGGGACGACGCGGTGGTGGTGAGCGCGCACGGACGCGCCCTGCGGACGGCCGTGAACGTCTGCCGCGCCCACCCCAAGGTGGCGGTGCTGACCGGTCCCGGCGCGGGCCCGGCCGAGCTGGGCGCGGCGCTGGCGGACGGGCCGGACGGGCGGGTCCTGGTGGTGGCGCGGGCCCTCGGCGACCCCGACGCCGAACGCTTCGAACGGGTGTCCCCCACCGAGGCCGCCGCCCGTGACTGGGGCGAGGCGGTGAACGTCGTCCTGTGTCTGGACCCGGCCCGCGCGCTGGGCCCCGTCCGCACGGTGGCCGGTCCGCGGACCGGGCCCGCCGGGGGCTGGGCGCTGCCCGAGGACGCCTTCGCGCACCGCGACTCGATGATCACCAAGGCGGAGGTGCGGGCGCTGGCGCTGGCCCGCCTCGGGCCCCGGCTCGGCGAGCTGGTGTGGGACGTGGGCGCGGGCTCCGGCTCGGTGGCCGTGGAGTGCGCGCGGTTCGGCACGGCGGTCGTGGCCGTGGAGAAGACGGCGGACGGTGTCGGACGGATCCGCGCCAACGCCGCCGCGCACGGCGTCGACGTACACGTGGTGCACGGCGTGGCGCCCGAGGCGCTGGCGGGCCTTGCCGACGACCCGGACGCCGTGTTCGTCGGCGGGGGCGGCGCGGATCTGCCGGACGTCGCCGCCGCGTGTGCGCGGCGGGCCCGGCGGACGGTCGTGGTGGCGCTGGCCGCGCTCGACCGGGTCCCGGCGGCCCGGGCGGCGCTGACCGGCGCCGGTCTCGACGTGGACGGCGTGCTGTTGCAGTCCTCCCGGCTCGCGCCGCTGCCCGGGGACGTGACCCGGCTGGCGGCGGCCAACCCCGTTTTCCTGCTGTGGGGCGTACGGCCCCCGGCGACTGCTGAAGGAGTTGCCCTGTGA
- a CDS encoding sirohydrochlorin chelatase, translating to MTAPTPPALLIAGHGTRDEAGAEAFRSFVRELGRRHPELPVAGGFIELSPPPLGDAVGELVERGVRRFAAVPLMLVSAGHAKGDIPAALAREKERHPGISYTYGRPLGPHPSLLAVLERRLGQALQGTGWDPSEVTVLLVGRGSTDPDANAEVHKAARLLWEGRGYAGVEPAFVSLAAPDVPTGLDRCARLGARRIVVLPYFLFTGILPDRVREQTQIWAAAHPEVGVRSADVIGPEPELLDLVWERYEEAAKGGVRMNCDACVYRIALPGFEDKVGLPQQPHFHPDDEGHDGHGHGHHHGHGHAHSHAH from the coding sequence GTGACCGCCCCGACGCCCCCCGCCCTGCTCATCGCCGGACACGGCACCCGGGACGAGGCCGGGGCCGAGGCATTCCGTTCGTTCGTACGGGAGTTGGGGCGCCGGCACCCCGAACTGCCCGTCGCGGGCGGCTTCATCGAGCTGTCCCCGCCGCCGCTGGGTGACGCGGTGGGCGAGCTGGTGGAGCGGGGGGTGCGCCGGTTCGCCGCCGTCCCGCTGATGCTGGTCTCCGCCGGGCACGCCAAGGGCGACATCCCGGCGGCACTGGCCCGCGAGAAGGAGCGGCACCCGGGGATCTCGTACACCTACGGCCGTCCGCTGGGCCCGCACCCGTCGCTCCTCGCGGTGCTGGAACGGCGCCTCGGCCAGGCCCTTCAGGGCACGGGCTGGGACCCGTCCGAGGTGACGGTGCTGCTGGTGGGGCGCGGTTCGACCGACCCGGACGCCAACGCCGAGGTGCACAAGGCCGCGCGGCTGCTGTGGGAGGGGCGCGGGTACGCGGGCGTGGAACCGGCGTTCGTGTCGCTGGCGGCGCCGGACGTGCCGACCGGCCTGGACCGCTGCGCGAGGCTGGGCGCGCGCCGCATCGTCGTCCTCCCCTACTTCCTGTTCACCGGCATCCTGCCGGACCGGGTGCGGGAGCAGACGCAGATCTGGGCGGCGGCGCACCCGGAGGTGGGCGTGCGGTCGGCCGACGTGATCGGCCCGGAGCCGGAGCTGCTCGACCTGGTGTGGGAGCGGTACGAGGAGGCGGCGAAGGGGGGCGTGCGGATGAACTGCGACGCGTGCGTGTACCGGATCGCGCTGCCGGGGTTCGAGGACAAGGTGGGGCTGCCGCAGCAGCCGCACTTCCACCCGGACGACGAGGGGCACGACGGGCACGGGCACGGGCATCACCACGGGCACGGGCACGCGCACTCCCATGCGCACTGA
- a CDS encoding amino acid ABC transporter ATP-binding protein, which translates to MSAPHSSAPEISVRALHKSFGDNEVLRGIDLEIHQGEVVCVIGPSGSGKSTLLRCVNLLEEPTKGQVFVGGTELTDPDVDIDAVRRRIGMVFQQFNLFPHVTVTENLTLPQRRVLGRDKATAARVAAENLERVGLAEKADAYPSSLSGGQQQRVAIARALAMGPEVMLFDEPTSALDPELVGDVLAVMRRLAHEGMTMMVVTHEMTFAREVADRVVFMDGGVIVEDGTPDQVITDPRHTRTRHFLSRLLDPAMAEVEEETSDQVHAAPAPPAKRDHPPTPPGRGA; encoded by the coding sequence GTGAGCGCACCCCACAGCAGCGCGCCCGAGATCAGCGTCCGTGCGCTGCACAAGTCCTTCGGGGACAACGAGGTGCTGCGCGGCATCGACCTGGAGATCCACCAGGGCGAGGTCGTCTGCGTCATCGGCCCCTCCGGTTCCGGCAAGTCCACGCTGCTGCGCTGCGTGAACCTCCTGGAGGAGCCCACCAAGGGCCAGGTCTTCGTCGGCGGCACCGAACTGACCGACCCGGACGTCGACATCGACGCCGTACGCCGCCGGATCGGCATGGTCTTCCAGCAGTTCAACCTGTTCCCGCACGTGACGGTGACCGAGAACCTCACCCTGCCGCAGCGGCGGGTGCTCGGCCGGGACAAGGCGACCGCGGCCCGGGTGGCCGCGGAGAACCTGGAGCGGGTGGGGCTCGCCGAGAAGGCGGACGCCTACCCGTCCTCGCTCTCCGGAGGCCAGCAGCAGCGCGTCGCCATCGCCCGCGCGCTGGCCATGGGCCCGGAGGTGATGCTCTTCGACGAGCCCACCTCCGCGCTCGACCCGGAACTGGTCGGCGACGTCCTCGCCGTCATGCGCCGCCTCGCCCACGAGGGCATGACGATGATGGTCGTCACCCACGAGATGACGTTCGCCCGCGAGGTCGCCGACCGGGTCGTCTTCATGGACGGCGGCGTGATCGTCGAGGACGGCACCCCCGACCAGGTCATCACCGACCCGCGGCACACCCGCACCCGCCACTTCCTCTCCCGCCTCCTCGACCCCGCGATGGCCGAGGTGGAGGAGGAGACCTCGGACCAGGTCCACGCCGCCCCGGCCCCGCCGGCCAAACGGGACCACCCGCCGACCCCGCCGGGGCGGGGCGCCTGA
- a CDS encoding ArsR/SmtB family transcription factor, with product MNSHDAHVAPGHGSDAEAGHVAPVEGADLAGLAALLADGTRAAFCLALLDGRAWTANELARHAAVAPSTATGHLNLLVDGGLLAQERQGRHRYVRLADPDTAELIERLASMAPRRPRPPRSLPAVGRGRALARARTCYDHLAGALGVALTDAMTARGLLDWTHGLALTADGTAWLAGLGITLPPAARRPPVRSCLDWTERRPHLAGAAGAALCRHAFEAGWIVRIGTGRAVALTDAGERALGEQVGLEGEWGRVDGGR from the coding sequence ATGAACAGCCATGACGCCCATGTCGCCCCCGGCCACGGTTCCGACGCCGAGGCCGGCCACGTCGCTCCCGTCGAGGGGGCCGACCTCGCCGGACTCGCCGCGCTGCTGGCCGACGGCACCCGGGCCGCCTTCTGTCTGGCCCTCCTGGACGGCCGCGCCTGGACCGCGAACGAACTGGCACGCCATGCCGCGGTCGCCCCCTCCACGGCGACCGGGCACCTCAACCTCCTGGTCGACGGCGGACTCCTCGCCCAGGAGCGCCAGGGCCGGCACCGTTACGTCCGCCTGGCCGACCCCGACACGGCCGAGCTCATCGAGCGACTCGCCTCGATGGCGCCCCGGCGCCCCCGTCCGCCCCGTTCCCTGCCCGCCGTCGGCCGCGGTCGCGCGCTGGCCCGCGCCCGTACGTGCTACGACCACCTCGCCGGGGCTCTCGGCGTCGCCCTCACCGACGCGATGACCGCACGGGGACTGCTGGACTGGACGCACGGGCTCGCCCTCACCGCCGACGGCACCGCCTGGCTCGCCGGCCTCGGTATCACCCTGCCGCCCGCCGCGCGCCGGCCGCCGGTCCGCTCGTGCCTGGACTGGACCGAGCGCCGCCCCCACCTCGCCGGCGCGGCCGGTGCCGCGCTGTGCCGGCACGCCTTCGAGGCCGGCTGGATCGTCCGCATCGGCACGGGCCGCGCCGTCGCCCTCACGGATGCGGGTGAGCGGGCGCTCGGTGAGCAGGTGGGTCTTGAGGGGGAGTGGGGGCGGGTCGACGGGGGCAGGTGA
- the cobJ gene encoding precorrin-3B C(17)-methyltransferase, producing MIGLISATAAGAAARDRLAAAWPERTRVYEGPVGDAVRRAFAECERLVCFLATGATVRLLVPLLGDKHTDPGVVCVDEGGRFAVSLVGGHGGGANELARAVGEVLGAAPVVTTATDATDLPGLDTLGLPVEGAVAAVSRALLDGEPVALRAEVAWPLPPLPVAAEGAYAVRVTDRLVEPDDREVVLRPPSLVVGVGASKGAPVAEVLGLVEDALREAGLSPASVAELATVDAKAEEPGLVEAAARLGVPLVTYSAGELAEVDVPNPSEAPLAAVGTPSVAEAAALVRGGELLVPKRKSAARPAMATCAVVRRPGRGRLAVVGLGPGARDLLTPRAKAELRRASVLVGLDQYVDQIRDLLRPGTRVLESGLGAEEERARTAVAEARRGHAVALIGSGDAGVYAMASPALAEASDDIDVVGVPGVTAALAAGAILGAPLGHDHVSISLSDLHTPWEVIERRVRAAAEADLVVTFYNPRSRGRDWQLPKALAILAGHREPGTPVGVVRNASRADESGRVTTLSALDPATVDMMTVVTVGNTATREIAGRMVTPRGYRWQEEAK from the coding sequence GTGATCGGCCTGATTTCCGCCACCGCGGCGGGCGCGGCCGCGCGTGACCGGCTGGCGGCGGCGTGGCCGGAGCGTACGCGCGTCTACGAGGGTCCCGTCGGGGACGCCGTACGGCGGGCGTTCGCGGAGTGCGAGCGGCTCGTGTGCTTCCTGGCGACGGGCGCGACGGTACGTCTGCTCGTGCCGCTGCTCGGCGACAAGCACACCGACCCGGGCGTGGTCTGCGTCGACGAGGGCGGACGGTTCGCGGTGTCGCTGGTGGGCGGCCACGGCGGCGGGGCCAACGAGCTGGCGCGCGCGGTGGGCGAGGTGCTGGGTGCCGCGCCCGTGGTGACGACGGCGACGGACGCGACGGACCTGCCGGGCCTGGACACGCTCGGCCTGCCGGTGGAGGGCGCGGTGGCCGCCGTGTCGCGGGCGCTGCTCGACGGGGAGCCGGTGGCGCTGCGGGCGGAGGTGGCGTGGCCGCTGCCGCCGCTGCCGGTGGCGGCCGAGGGGGCGTACGCGGTCCGGGTCACCGACCGGCTCGTGGAACCGGACGACCGGGAGGTGGTGCTCCGGCCGCCGAGCCTGGTGGTGGGCGTGGGCGCCTCGAAGGGCGCGCCCGTGGCGGAGGTGCTCGGGCTGGTCGAGGACGCGCTGCGCGAGGCCGGGCTGTCCCCTGCCTCCGTCGCCGAACTGGCCACCGTGGACGCGAAGGCGGAGGAGCCGGGTCTTGTGGAGGCGGCCGCGCGCCTTGGCGTGCCGCTGGTGACGTACTCCGCCGGGGAGCTGGCGGAGGTGGACGTGCCGAACCCGTCCGAGGCCCCGCTCGCCGCCGTCGGCACGCCGTCGGTGGCGGAGGCGGCGGCGCTGGTGCGCGGGGGCGAACTCCTCGTGCCCAAGCGGAAGTCGGCGGCGCGGCCCGCGATGGCGACCTGTGCGGTCGTACGGCGTCCGGGGCGCGGGCGGCTCGCGGTGGTCGGGCTCGGCCCGGGCGCGCGCGACCTGCTGACCCCGCGCGCGAAGGCGGAGTTGCGCCGGGCGTCGGTGCTCGTCGGGCTCGACCAGTACGTCGACCAGATCCGCGATCTGCTGCGCCCGGGCACCCGCGTCCTGGAGTCGGGGCTCGGCGCGGAGGAGGAGCGGGCGCGGACGGCGGTGGCCGAGGCGCGGCGCGGGCACGCGGTCGCGCTGATCGGCAGCGGGGACGCCGGGGTGTACGCGATGGCCTCGCCCGCGCTGGCGGAGGCGTCCGACGACATCGACGTGGTCGGGGTGCCGGGGGTGACGGCGGCGCTGGCGGCCGGGGCGATCCTGGGCGCGCCGCTGGGCCACGACCACGTGTCGATCAGCCTGTCCGACCTGCACACGCCGTGGGAGGTCATCGAGCGCCGGGTGCGGGCGGCGGCCGAGGCGGACCTCGTCGTGACGTTCTACAACCCGCGGAGCCGGGGCCGCGACTGGCAGTTGCCGAAGGCGCTGGCGATCCTCGCCGGACACCGGGAGCCGGGCACACCGGTGGGCGTCGTCCGCAACGCCTCGCGCGCGGACGAGTCGGGCCGGGTGACGACGCTTTCCGCGCTGGACCCGGCGACCGTCGACATGATGACCGTCGTGACGGTGGGCAACACCGCGACCCGCGAGATCGCCGGCCGCATGGTGACCCCGCGCGGCTACCGCTGGCAGGAGGAGGCCAAGTGA
- a CDS encoding amidohydrolase family protein, whose product MSDDVVLHVKGRVLVGADDGQVRDEVWVVGGRITYDRPVTARDVRTVEGWVLPGLVDAHCHVGLDAHGPVPDDVSEKQALTDRDAGALLLRDAGSPSDTRWIDDRADLPRIVRAGRHIARTRRYIRNYAWEVEPEDLAAYVAQEARRGDGWVKLVGDWIDRDAGDLTACWPRGAVETAIAEAHRLGARVTAHCFAEDSLRDLVEAGIDCVEHATGLTEETIPLFASRGVAIVPTLVNIATFPRLAEGGEAKFPRWSAHMRRLHERRYDTVRAAYDAGIPVYVGTDAGGSLPHGLVAAEVAELVTAGIPPLQALSATAWGARQWLGRPGLEEGAPADLVVYETDPREDVRVLAAPRRIVLGGRVVG is encoded by the coding sequence ATGAGCGATGACGTGGTGCTGCACGTGAAGGGGCGGGTGCTCGTCGGGGCGGACGACGGGCAGGTGCGGGACGAGGTGTGGGTGGTCGGCGGGCGGATCACCTACGACCGGCCGGTGACCGCGCGGGACGTCCGCACCGTCGAGGGCTGGGTGCTGCCCGGGCTCGTCGACGCGCACTGTCACGTCGGGCTCGACGCGCACGGGCCCGTGCCCGACGACGTCTCCGAGAAGCAGGCGCTGACCGACCGCGACGCCGGGGCGCTGCTGCTGCGGGACGCGGGGTCGCCGTCCGACACCCGGTGGATCGACGACCGCGCCGATCTGCCGCGGATCGTCCGGGCCGGCCGGCACATCGCCCGCACCCGCCGCTACATCCGCAACTACGCCTGGGAGGTCGAGCCGGAGGACCTGGCCGCCTACGTCGCCCAGGAGGCGCGGCGCGGTGACGGCTGGGTCAAGCTGGTCGGCGACTGGATCGACCGGGACGCCGGTGACCTGACCGCGTGCTGGCCGCGCGGCGCCGTCGAGACCGCCATCGCCGAGGCCCACCGGCTCGGCGCCCGCGTCACCGCGCACTGCTTCGCCGAGGACTCCCTGCGCGACCTGGTCGAGGCGGGCATCGACTGCGTCGAGCACGCCACGGGTCTGACGGAGGAGACGATCCCCCTGTTCGCCTCGCGCGGGGTGGCGATCGTCCCCACGCTGGTCAACATCGCCACGTTCCCCCGGCTCGCCGAGGGTGGCGAGGCCAAGTTCCCGCGCTGGTCCGCGCACATGCGCCGGCTGCACGAACGCCGCTACGACACGGTCCGCGCGGCCTACGACGCCGGCATCCCCGTCTACGTCGGCACGGACGCGGGCGGCTCCCTGCCGCACGGGCTGGTCGCGGCGGAGGTCGCGGAACTGGTCACCGCCGGCATCCCCCCGCTCCAGGCCCTCTCCGCGACGGCCTGGGGCGCCCGGCAGTGGCTCGGCCGCCCCGGCCTGGAGGAGGGCGCTCCCGCGGACCTCGTCGTCTACGAGACGGATCCGCGGGAGGACGTACGGGTCCTGGCGGCGCCCCGGCGGATCGTGCTGGGCGGGCGGGTGGTCGGGTGA
- a CDS encoding flavin reductase family protein → MNTATPPTPPAAPSSTHMTVTPSILYFGTPVVLLSTENEDGSCNLAPMSSAWALGQVVVLGLGTGGQTAHNLRARPGLVINLPAPAQWQAVERLAPLTGRSPVPEEKRGMFRFEPDKFTAAGLRPQPSERVRPPRVAECPLQLEARAAQVRPDASGDFLIVEADVLRVHAAPGIVVPGTQHIDPTAWSPLLYNFRHYYGLGPELGHNFRSRTT, encoded by the coding sequence ATGAACACCGCGACACCGCCCACCCCGCCCGCCGCCCCGTCGTCCACGCACATGACCGTCACGCCGAGCATCCTGTACTTCGGGACGCCGGTCGTGCTGCTCTCCACGGAGAACGAGGACGGCTCGTGCAATCTCGCGCCGATGTCCTCGGCGTGGGCGCTGGGGCAGGTGGTGGTCCTCGGTCTGGGCACCGGGGGACAGACCGCGCACAACCTCCGCGCCCGCCCCGGCCTGGTGATCAACCTTCCCGCACCCGCGCAGTGGCAGGCGGTGGAGCGGCTGGCCCCGCTGACCGGGCGGAGCCCCGTGCCCGAGGAGAAAAGGGGCATGTTCCGCTTCGAGCCGGACAAGTTCACCGCCGCCGGGCTGCGCCCCCAGCCCTCCGAACGGGTGCGCCCGCCCCGCGTCGCCGAGTGCCCCCTCCAACTGGAGGCCCGCGCGGCCCAGGTCCGGCCGGACGCCTCCGGGGACTTCCTGATCGTCGAGGCCGACGTGCTCCGGGTGCACGCCGCCCCCGGGATCGTCGTCCCCGGCACCCAGCACATCGACCCGACCGCCTGGAGCCCCCTCCTCTACAACTTCCGCCACTACTACGGCCTCGGCCCCGAACTCGGCCACAACTTCCGCTCCCGCACCACCTGA